In the genome of Microbacterium endophyticum, one region contains:
- a CDS encoding anthranilate synthase component II translates to MTARVLVVDNHDSFVHTLCGYLEELGAIVDLVEADTLSPADIRTMCEQYTAVVISPGPGAPEAAVSSLEVAAVAAQAGTPVLGVCLGHQVIAVAFGADVSHADELVHGMTSPIHHTGEGIFAGIPSPFEATRYHSLTVDPETLGEELRTTARTESGVIMGITHRRLPIQGVQFHPESVLTEYGYLLLGNWLESVGVAGAAGRGAVLRPLR, encoded by the coding sequence GTGACGGCGCGAGTGCTGGTTGTCGACAATCACGACAGCTTCGTCCACACTCTCTGCGGTTATCTCGAAGAACTCGGCGCCATCGTCGATCTCGTTGAAGCTGACACTCTGTCGCCGGCTGACATCCGCACGATGTGCGAGCAGTACACCGCAGTCGTCATTTCTCCAGGACCGGGTGCGCCCGAAGCTGCCGTGTCGTCACTCGAGGTCGCCGCGGTTGCGGCGCAGGCTGGAACACCGGTTTTGGGCGTGTGCCTCGGACATCAAGTGATCGCGGTTGCGTTCGGAGCCGATGTCTCACACGCTGATGAGCTCGTGCACGGGATGACGTCGCCGATCCATCACACCGGTGAGGGAATCTTCGCTGGCATCCCGTCTCCTTTTGAGGCCACCAGGTACCACTCGCTCACGGTTGATCCAGAAACTCTCGGCGAAGAACTTCGCACGACAGCTCGTACCGAATCCGGCGTGATCATGGGAATCACACACCGCAGACTCCCTATACAGGGCGTGCAGTTTCACCCCGAAAGCGTTCTTACCGAGTACGGCTATCTTCTTCTCGGTAACTGGCTCGAGTCTGTGGGCGTCGCCGGGGCGGCCGGTCGAGGCGCAGTACTCAGACCGCTGAGGTGA
- the pknB gene encoding Stk1 family PASTA domain-containing Ser/Thr kinase produces the protein MTADPRLLSERYRVDELIGIGGMASVYRGYDATLGREVAIKLLKPELAADSAFRTRFRLEAQAASRMAHPSIVRVFDAGEDSEVDAEGKTVPVPYIVMELVHGELLKNIIASGPVPLSDSLSYADGILEALEYSHRAGVVHRDIKPGNVMITASGNVKVMDFGIARAVSDSSSTVAETTTILGTAAYFSPEQAKGESVDTRADLYSTGVVLYELLTGRQPFRGESPVAVAYQHVSEAPVAPSEIVEDIPRGLDALVLRALAKDPYQRFQDAASFRAALVAAVEGKSPSKRQLGTLTSELYGPNPRHAAETARSLRQLSTDTTMPRTQAGPPVAWIWAGVAVLAVLLISVLIWVVSLPRGESVPESSRVIPDVSQMAADRAVTTLEDEDLETLTRKESSNSVAEGNVIRTDPAAGVTVTPGETVTVYVSIGQELATVPTLEGLTETDARAALEAAGLKVGTITPQNDAELSAGIVMSASVRAASEVPPGTIVNMVVATGRVVLVDVTGYTIDAATRGLEDLGLLVETADDPECAATNPRTVSVQSLAPGEVGIHSTVTLTSCSG, from the coding sequence GTGACAGCTGATCCGCGACTGCTTTCCGAGCGCTACCGGGTAGATGAACTCATCGGAATTGGCGGCATGGCGAGTGTCTACCGGGGGTATGACGCAACACTTGGCCGTGAAGTAGCGATCAAGCTTTTGAAGCCTGAGCTCGCCGCTGATTCCGCGTTTCGCACGCGTTTTCGGCTTGAAGCGCAAGCGGCGTCCCGCATGGCGCATCCCTCGATCGTTCGAGTGTTCGACGCGGGTGAAGACTCCGAAGTCGACGCCGAGGGCAAGACAGTGCCAGTCCCATACATTGTGATGGAACTCGTCCACGGTGAGCTATTGAAGAACATCATCGCGAGTGGTCCTGTCCCCCTCAGCGACTCTTTGAGTTACGCAGATGGAATCCTTGAGGCACTCGAGTACTCGCACCGGGCGGGTGTCGTTCACCGCGACATCAAGCCCGGAAACGTCATGATCACGGCCTCGGGCAACGTGAAAGTGATGGATTTCGGTATCGCTCGCGCGGTATCCGACTCGTCGTCGACCGTCGCGGAAACGACGACGATTCTTGGTACTGCCGCTTATTTTTCACCAGAACAAGCCAAGGGCGAGTCGGTGGACACCCGAGCCGACCTCTACTCGACCGGTGTTGTGCTGTACGAGCTGTTGACAGGCCGACAGCCTTTCCGTGGCGAATCTCCCGTTGCTGTCGCTTATCAGCACGTGAGCGAGGCCCCTGTCGCACCCTCTGAGATCGTCGAGGACATCCCCCGTGGACTCGATGCTCTCGTGCTGCGAGCACTCGCAAAAGATCCTTACCAGCGCTTTCAGGATGCCGCGAGTTTCCGTGCGGCTCTCGTCGCCGCAGTAGAGGGCAAGAGTCCATCCAAGCGCCAGTTAGGCACGCTCACCAGCGAACTTTATGGCCCCAACCCCCGTCACGCTGCGGAAACTGCTCGTTCTCTCCGCCAGCTCTCCACTGACACCACGATGCCACGCACGCAAGCGGGGCCACCTGTCGCTTGGATTTGGGCCGGCGTTGCAGTGCTCGCTGTGTTGTTGATCTCGGTGTTGATCTGGGTGGTTTCACTGCCCCGCGGTGAATCGGTACCGGAATCGTCACGCGTCATTCCTGATGTGTCGCAGATGGCGGCAGACCGAGCGGTGACAACGCTCGAAGATGAAGATCTCGAGACACTGACTCGTAAAGAGTCGAGCAATAGCGTCGCCGAAGGAAACGTCATCCGGACAGATCCCGCGGCTGGAGTGACAGTGACACCAGGAGAAACAGTCACTGTCTATGTCTCGATCGGCCAAGAGCTTGCAACGGTGCCAACTCTCGAAGGTCTTACTGAAACTGATGCTCGTGCGGCGCTCGAGGCAGCGGGTCTGAAAGTCGGCACCATCACACCTCAAAATGACGCGGAGCTTTCGGCGGGAATTGTCATGTCCGCGTCGGTCCGCGCCGCGAGTGAGGTTCCTCCCGGCACTATCGTGAACATGGTTGTGGCGACCGGCCGAGTGGTCTTGGTTGACGTCACGGGATACACGATCGACGCGGCAACGCGAGGGTTGGAAGATCTCGGACTGCTCGTCGAAACTGCTGACGATCCCGAGTGTGCAGCTACGAACCCCCGAACGGTGTCTGTGCAGTCACTCGCGCCCGGTGAGGTCGGCATTCACTCCACCGTGACACTCACGTCCTGCTCCGGCTAA